In a single window of the Desulfovibrio aminophilus DSM 12254 genome:
- a CDS encoding zinc ribbon domain-containing protein, producing MYQKQIEQLILLQAVDDEIIVLEAEIQQAPQELSDLEGRVASLKERQTQIDERLEVLRAQQKKLEFEIEEDAGKIKKSKNKLMMVGNTKEYHAMMREMDSLERVNRMREEEKIAIMEEIGRQEEGLKDLDKEAEGIREEYAAKKATLDERLDKARKRVDSLDKKRKKAGKVVPPPILGRYEFIRARISHPVIVPVALGVCSGCNIMIPPQIYNDLQKGKQIIACPNCQRLIYWQEHAPSGAPSVQDEEE from the coding sequence ATGTATCAGAAGCAGATCGAACAGCTTATCTTGCTCCAGGCGGTTGACGACGAAATCATCGTTCTGGAGGCCGAAATCCAGCAGGCTCCTCAGGAGCTTTCGGATCTGGAGGGCCGGGTGGCCTCGCTCAAGGAGCGCCAGACCCAGATCGACGAACGCCTGGAAGTCCTGCGCGCCCAGCAGAAGAAGCTCGAATTCGAGATCGAGGAGGACGCGGGCAAGATCAAGAAGAGCAAGAACAAGCTGATGATGGTGGGCAACACCAAGGAATACCACGCCATGATGCGCGAGATGGACAGCCTCGAGCGGGTCAACCGCATGCGCGAGGAAGAGAAGATCGCCATCATGGAGGAGATCGGCCGCCAGGAAGAGGGTCTCAAGGATCTGGACAAGGAAGCCGAGGGCATCCGCGAGGAGTATGCGGCCAAGAAGGCCACCCTCGACGAGCGCCTGGACAAGGCCCGCAAGCGCGTGGACAGCCTGGACAAGAAGCGCAAGAAGGCCGGCAAGGTCGTGCCGCCGCCCATTCTCGGCCGCTACGAGTTCATCCGCGCGCGCATCTCCCATCCGGTGATCGTGCCCGTGGCCCTGGGCGTCTGCTCGGGCTGCAACATCATGATTCCCCCGCAGATCTACAACGACTTGCAGAAGGGCAAGCAGATCATCGCCTGCCCGAATTGCCAGCGCCTCATCTACTGGCAGGAGCACGCGCCCAGCGGCGCTCCCTCGGTCCAGGACGAAGAGGAATAA
- a CDS encoding Nif3-like dinuclear metal center hexameric protein, which yields MNIHDFLNRVRELAPERLASPWDNSGVQVAGPERTVSKAAVSLEPGPEALAKALDWGAEVVVTHHPLYLKPEAPNTPGRYLDALRLLLCSETWLYSAHTSLDSRPGGPARWLGEALGLRDRAVLEPQADPEAGFGELGDLPRALSVDAFLKKLQPLVGGAALTLCGPEPRRIRRVAYCPGSGSSLAALAFGRGADVLVTGDVKYHAALEVSGLVVDVGHFALEEEMMRRFAAELARAAEGVSVRFFEGRDPFRRVPGRE from the coding sequence ATGAACATACATGATTTTCTGAACCGGGTCCGGGAGTTGGCCCCGGAACGCCTGGCCAGCCCCTGGGACAACTCCGGGGTCCAGGTGGCCGGGCCCGAACGGACCGTGAGCAAGGCCGCGGTGAGCCTGGAGCCCGGGCCCGAGGCCCTGGCCAAGGCCTTGGACTGGGGCGCGGAGGTGGTGGTCACGCACCATCCGCTCTACCTCAAGCCCGAGGCTCCCAACACTCCCGGCCGCTACCTCGACGCCCTCCGCCTGCTCCTCTGCTCCGAAACCTGGCTCTACTCCGCCCACACTTCCCTGGACAGCCGCCCCGGCGGCCCGGCCCGTTGGCTGGGCGAGGCCCTCGGCCTGCGCGATCGCGCGGTCCTGGAGCCTCAAGCCGACCCCGAGGCCGGTTTCGGGGAACTGGGCGACCTGCCCCGGGCCCTCTCCGTGGATGCCTTCCTGAAGAAACTCCAGCCCCTGGTGGGCGGCGCGGCTCTGACCCTCTGCGGTCCCGAGCCCCGGCGCATCCGCCGGGTGGCCTATTGCCCCGGTTCGGGCTCGTCGCTGGCGGCCTTGGCCTTCGGGCGGGGCGCGGACGTGCTCGTCACCGGGGACGTGAAGTACCATGCGGCCCTGGAGGTTTCCGGGCTGGTGGTGGACGTGGGCCACTTCGCCCTGGAAGAGGAGATGATGCGCCGCTTCGCGGCCGAATTGGCCCGGGCGGCCGAAGGCGTGTCCGTGCGCTTCTTCGAGGGACGCGACCCGTTCCGGCGGGTGCCGGGCCGGGAATAG
- a CDS encoding bifunctional diguanylate cyclase/phosphodiesterase, translating to MFPTTRTESLDSEIPATAFGLLLDGAPDPAALIGPDARVERANAAFAQAFGPLAAEPGGDPALLPAGLSDRLVLERLLRDTTRTPRRQRSHLKQARGVPAPFEVTTAPLSGGRLLLLARDLSSVAALERSERRYRNVFDNAVEGIFVTTPDGRYIDANPALARMYGFDSPTDLKAHFDDIASQLYVEPGRRDEYLALMAEFGEVLAFESEIYRKDGKTIWISENSRAVLGPEGRPECYEGTVMDITERKLAQEALETQRAYFHQLFESSPQAIVLIGVDGRIVNANTGFEALFGHEAREVRGKLNREVVVPTERIHEAESFNRTVLAGQPIEAETMRRHRLGRLIPVSVIGYPVRVAGRIAGVFYIYTDITQRKEFEEQLAHQAFHDALTGLPNRLLFSERVERAVERAARREDYRFAVLMIDLDRFKTVNDSLGHQAGDKLLMAAARRLESCVRSSDSVARLGGDEFAMLLEEYEHPHDVTRVARRIHEAMERPFIIDGTGVVCGASIGIVLRAKSYRSSEDILRDADIAMYRAKSQGTAQYKVFNRKMHEQATEFMQLEQELRQALDRGELSVHYQPIVAVGDQRLKGFEALVRWEHPRRGRISPDRFIPVAEETGLIAPLGQWVLLQACAQMRQWRDRHPEAEGLSMSVNISSRQIMRKDFLDGVREALDRTGLPPAALKLELTESSLLKDSKSCLETLHALRDLGVRLVVDDFGTGYSSLNYLQRLPIDTLKIDRSFISGEANPEIVRTIIALARNLNLNVVAEGVEREDQLERLACENCDEAQGFLFSKPVDGFNAGRLIARLLGDGGPCREEG from the coding sequence ATGTTCCCGACCACGCGAACCGAGTCCCTTGATTCCGAAATCCCGGCCACGGCCTTCGGCCTGCTTCTGGACGGCGCGCCCGACCCGGCCGCCCTGATCGGGCCGGACGCCCGCGTGGAGCGGGCCAACGCGGCCTTCGCCCAGGCCTTCGGCCCTCTGGCCGCAGAGCCGGGCGGCGACCCGGCCCTGCTCCCGGCCGGCCTCTCCGATCGTCTGGTCCTGGAGCGTCTGTTGCGGGACACGACCAGGACTCCCCGCCGCCAACGTTCCCACCTGAAGCAGGCCCGAGGCGTCCCGGCTCCCTTCGAGGTCACCACGGCGCCGCTGTCCGGCGGGCGTCTTCTGCTCCTGGCGCGCGATCTCTCCTCCGTCGCCGCTTTGGAACGCTCCGAGCGGCGCTACCGGAACGTCTTCGACAACGCCGTGGAAGGCATCTTCGTGACCACGCCCGACGGCCGCTACATCGACGCCAACCCCGCCCTGGCCCGCATGTACGGCTTCGACTCCCCGACAGACCTCAAGGCGCACTTCGACGACATCGCTTCCCAGCTCTACGTCGAGCCCGGGCGCCGCGACGAATACCTGGCCCTCATGGCCGAATTCGGAGAGGTGCTCGCCTTCGAGTCCGAGATCTACCGCAAGGACGGCAAAACCATCTGGATCTCGGAGAACTCCCGCGCGGTCCTCGGACCGGAAGGCCGCCCCGAATGTTACGAGGGCACGGTCATGGACATCACCGAACGCAAGTTGGCCCAGGAGGCGTTGGAGACCCAGCGGGCCTACTTCCACCAGCTCTTCGAAAGCTCGCCGCAGGCCATCGTGCTCATCGGCGTGGACGGCCGCATCGTGAACGCGAACACGGGGTTCGAGGCTCTCTTCGGCCACGAGGCCCGCGAGGTGCGCGGCAAACTCAACCGCGAGGTGGTGGTGCCCACGGAACGCATCCACGAGGCCGAGAGCTTCAACCGCACGGTCCTGGCGGGGCAACCCATCGAGGCCGAAACCATGCGCCGTCACCGCCTGGGCCGTCTCATCCCCGTTTCGGTCATCGGCTATCCCGTGCGCGTAGCCGGGCGCATCGCCGGGGTCTTCTACATCTACACCGACATCACCCAGCGCAAGGAGTTCGAGGAACAGCTCGCGCACCAGGCCTTCCACGACGCCCTCACCGGCCTGCCCAACCGCCTGCTCTTCAGCGAGCGCGTGGAGCGCGCAGTGGAGCGCGCCGCCCGCCGCGAGGACTACCGCTTCGCCGTGCTCATGATCGACCTGGACCGTTTCAAGACGGTCAACGACTCCCTGGGCCACCAGGCCGGAGACAAGCTGCTCATGGCTGCGGCCCGGCGGCTGGAGTCCTGCGTACGCTCCTCGGACAGCGTGGCCCGCCTGGGCGGCGACGAGTTCGCCATGCTCCTGGAGGAATACGAGCATCCCCACGACGTGACCCGCGTGGCCCGGCGGATCCACGAGGCCATGGAAAGGCCCTTCATCATCGACGGCACGGGCGTGGTCTGCGGAGCGAGCATCGGCATCGTGCTCCGGGCCAAGTCGTACCGCAGTTCGGAGGACATCCTGCGGGACGCGGACATCGCCATGTACCGGGCCAAGTCCCAGGGCACGGCCCAGTACAAGGTCTTCAACCGCAAGATGCATGAGCAGGCCACGGAGTTCATGCAGCTGGAGCAGGAACTGCGCCAGGCCCTGGACCGTGGCGAACTGTCCGTGCACTACCAGCCCATCGTGGCCGTGGGCGATCAGCGTCTCAAGGGCTTCGAGGCCCTGGTGCGCTGGGAGCATCCCCGCCGGGGCCGGATCTCGCCGGACCGTTTCATCCCCGTGGCCGAGGAGACCGGGCTCATCGCGCCCCTGGGACAGTGGGTTCTGCTCCAGGCCTGCGCCCAGATGCGCCAGTGGCGCGATCGCCACCCGGAGGCCGAGGGCCTGAGCATGAGCGTGAACATCTCCAGCCGCCAGATCATGCGCAAGGACTTCCTGGACGGGGTGCGGGAGGCCCTGGACCGCACCGGCCTGCCGCCCGCCGCCCTCAAGCTGGAACTCACCGAAAGCTCCCTGCTCAAGGACTCCAAGTCCTGTCTGGAGACCCTGCACGCGCTCCGCGACCTGGGGGTGCGCCTGGTGGTGGACGACTTCGGCACAGGCTATTCCTCGCTGAACTACCTCCAGCGCCTGCCCATCGACACGCTCAAGATCGACCGCTCCTTCATCAGCGGCGAGGCCAATCCCGAGATCGTCCGAACGATCATCGCCCTGGCCCGCAACCTGAACCTGAACGTGGTGGCCGAGGGTGTGGAACGGGAAGACCAACTCGAGCGGCTGGCCTGCGAGAACTGCGACGAGGCCCAGGGATTTCTCTTCTCCAAGCCCGTGGACGGCTTCAACGCGGGCCGGCTCATCGCCCGGCTGCTGGGCGACGGCGGCCCCTGCCGCGAAGAAGGCTAG
- the rfaE2 gene encoding D-glycero-beta-D-manno-heptose 1-phosphate adenylyltransferase, with the protein MNTSLAHEKILDLDGFLERRRALPPGYRLVFTNGCFDLLHPGHVDLLTRARALGDGLILGLNSDDSVRRLKGPERPVVSERERAFVLAGLACVDFVVLFGEDTPLRLITAVRPQILVKGGDWPVERIVGREVVQADGGSVRSLPLLPGYSTTALIERIRSGR; encoded by the coding sequence ATGAACACCTCCCTGGCCCACGAGAAGATCCTCGACCTGGACGGCTTCCTGGAGCGCAGGCGGGCCCTGCCTCCCGGCTACCGCCTGGTTTTCACCAACGGCTGTTTCGACCTCCTGCACCCCGGCCACGTGGACTTGCTGACCCGTGCCCGTGCCCTGGGCGACGGCCTGATCCTGGGACTCAATTCCGACGACTCGGTGCGCCGCCTCAAGGGGCCCGAGCGTCCGGTGGTTTCCGAGCGTGAGCGGGCCTTCGTCCTGGCGGGCTTGGCCTGTGTGGATTTCGTGGTCCTCTTCGGCGAGGATACGCCGTTGCGGCTCATCACGGCGGTCCGGCCCCAGATCCTGGTCAAGGGCGGGGACTGGCCCGTGGAGCGCATCGTGGGCCGCGAGGTGGTCCAGGCCGACGGCGGAAGCGTGCGCTCTCTTCCGCTTCTGCCGGGCTACTCCACCACCGCGCTCATCGAGCGCATCCGCTCCGGGCGCTAG
- a CDS encoding YkgJ family cysteine cluster protein, translating into MTKDATEQFLDSLPELKPGETFRFACHPGVPCFNACCGDLNLMLTPYDALRLRRGLGGLPSRLFVEKLAEVSARADGFPTMRLRMEEGGKKPCPFVRPEGCSIYADRPGACRTYPLGRATRPDVDGTLREQFFVVREPHCRGFEQEGEWTAESWLKDQGLEPYNAANDRYMRLVSDWRAAGRGLDSRRAGMVFLALYQPDDFQRFLRDMKMFERLEAEPGREERVLADEEAALDFGLDWLRLTLLGQTENLRPRGA; encoded by the coding sequence ATGACCAAGGACGCCACCGAACAATTCCTGGACAGCCTGCCGGAACTGAAGCCCGGCGAGACCTTCCGCTTCGCCTGCCATCCAGGCGTGCCCTGCTTCAACGCCTGCTGCGGCGACCTGAACCTCATGCTCACGCCCTACGACGCGCTGCGCCTGCGGCGTGGCCTGGGCGGGCTGCCGAGCCGTCTCTTCGTGGAGAAGCTGGCCGAGGTTTCGGCCCGGGCCGACGGCTTCCCGACCATGCGCCTGCGCATGGAAGAGGGGGGCAAGAAGCCCTGCCCGTTCGTGCGGCCCGAGGGCTGTTCGATCTACGCCGACCGCCCAGGGGCCTGCCGCACCTATCCCCTGGGCCGGGCCACCCGCCCGGACGTGGACGGAACCCTGCGTGAACAGTTCTTCGTGGTCCGCGAACCGCACTGCCGGGGTTTCGAGCAGGAAGGCGAATGGACCGCCGAGTCCTGGCTCAAGGACCAGGGCCTGGAGCCGTACAACGCGGCCAACGACCGCTACATGCGCCTGGTTTCGGACTGGCGGGCGGCGGGGCGCGGCTTGGACTCCCGGCGCGCGGGCATGGTCTTCCTGGCCCTGTATCAGCCCGACGACTTCCAGCGTTTCCTGCGCGACATGAAGATGTTCGAGCGCCTGGAGGCCGAGCCCGGCCGCGAGGAACGGGTTCTGGCCGACGAGGAGGCCGCCCTCGACTTCGGCCTGGACTGGCTGCGCCTGACGCTGCTGGGGCAGACCGAGAACCTGCGGCCGAGGGGCGCATGA
- a CDS encoding glycosyltransferase family 2 protein, giving the protein MFGPQDGLTSFWRGLDPGVRDRLLLGSCGQRHLLDAARVALSIDSPLAPALVLASLAENPLDGALAAEILSAPELLSALPESARPLLTTLSARWARPADVTAYEELAAGRDLAAVRRFLESRLDREPNLFWLNQAVSLALFENDQDWLAASLARPLPSALAPALEALRGQAAFLRGDFGTAEVHYVSAAILGPSILLRRGLCRKAWGDKAGALGMFLDCLAAAPWHATAALLASEASGNGSRAPAPIPGSLVVLLYSWNKAAELDATLAALFASDLGGARVIALDNGSTDATAEVLSAWIERSGGRLTRVDLPVNVGAAAARNWLAALPEVRAADFALYLDDDAEVPPDWLGRLGAAVAQWSDASVWGCRVVDHAGPWRIQAADLHPVLPDPPDPPRPDEFRLSDLHIQDLDMGQFTYARPCVSVTGCCHLFRSATLARSGGFSLHLSPSQYDDVEHDLRLARSGGFAVYQGLLAVRHRKRTGAAGRTSRAEHGNALGNKFKMQAMHPRAEMEAVVRADRDRLLDDLLVRLAALPAPNKEHP; this is encoded by the coding sequence ATGTTCGGACCGCAAGACGGATTGACCTCCTTCTGGCGCGGCCTGGACCCCGGCGTCCGGGACCGCCTGCTGCTGGGCTCCTGCGGCCAGCGGCATCTCCTGGACGCGGCCCGCGTCGCCCTGTCCATCGATTCCCCCCTGGCCCCCGCCCTGGTTCTGGCCTCCCTGGCCGAGAATCCGCTCGACGGGGCCCTGGCCGCCGAAATTCTTTCCGCGCCCGAGCTTCTGTCCGCCCTGCCGGAGTCCGCCCGGCCTCTTTTGACGACCCTGTCCGCTCGGTGGGCGCGGCCGGCGGACGTGACGGCTTACGAGGAGCTGGCCGCCGGACGCGATCTGGCGGCCGTGCGTCGGTTCCTGGAATCCCGTTTGGACCGGGAGCCGAACCTGTTCTGGCTGAATCAGGCCGTGTCCCTGGCCCTGTTCGAAAACGACCAGGACTGGCTGGCCGCGTCCCTGGCCCGCCCCCTGCCGTCCGCCCTGGCCCCCGCCCTGGAAGCCTTGCGGGGCCAAGCCGCCTTTCTGCGCGGGGACTTCGGGACCGCCGAGGTCCATTATGTGTCCGCCGCGATCCTGGGGCCGTCGATCCTCTTGCGGCGCGGGCTCTGCCGGAAGGCCTGGGGCGACAAGGCGGGCGCGCTCGGCATGTTTCTGGACTGCCTGGCGGCCGCGCCCTGGCACGCCACGGCCGCGCTGCTGGCCTCGGAGGCGTCCGGGAACGGCTCCCGCGCCCCGGCCCCGATCCCCGGCTCCCTGGTCGTGCTGCTTTATTCCTGGAACAAGGCCGCCGAGCTGGACGCCACCCTGGCCGCCCTGTTCGCCTCGGACCTGGGCGGGGCCCGCGTCATCGCCCTGGACAACGGCTCCACCGACGCCACGGCCGAGGTGCTCTCGGCCTGGATCGAGCGGAGCGGCGGACGGCTGACCCGCGTGGACCTGCCGGTGAACGTGGGCGCGGCGGCGGCCCGCAACTGGCTGGCCGCGCTGCCCGAGGTCCGGGCCGCCGACTTCGCCCTCTATCTGGACGACGACGCCGAGGTTCCGCCGGACTGGCTCGGCCGCCTGGGCGCGGCCGTGGCCCAATGGTCGGACGCCTCGGTCTGGGGCTGCCGGGTGGTGGACCACGCCGGGCCCTGGCGCATTCAGGCCGCGGACCTGCACCCGGTCCTGCCCGACCCCCCGGACCCCCCGCGGCCGGACGAATTCCGCCTCTCGGACCTGCACATCCAGGATCTGGACATGGGCCAGTTCACCTACGCCCGGCCCTGCGTCTCGGTCACGGGCTGCTGCCATCTGTTCCGCTCCGCCACGCTGGCGCGCTCGGGCGGCTTTTCGCTGCACCTCTCGCCCTCGCAGTACGACGACGTGGAGCACGATCTGCGGCTTGCGCGCTCGGGCGGCTTCGCCGTATACCAGGGGCTCCTGGCCGTGCGGCACCGGAAGCGCACGGGCGCGGCCGGGCGCACGAGCCGCGCCGAGCACGGCAACGCCCTGGGCAACAAATTCAAGATGCAGGCCATGCATCCCCGCGCCGAGATGGAGGCCGTGGTCCGCGCGGACCGCGACCGCCTGCTGGACGACCTGTTGGTCCGGCTGGCCGCCCTCCCGGCTCCGAACAAGGAACACCCATGA
- a CDS encoding glycosyltransferase, translating into MIGRSVPVFCYHNVSDVDGHAPARFEEHLRVIASAGYRTIGAVELLEITLGKRPLRGRCCVLTFDDAHLSNWLVTAPLLRKHGMTGVFFALADFTVAGPARTPETAPALRTMPDSFRLALSGDMSQFMNESELKALVRDYGMEVHAHGRRHQGAFRTLTPRNVVGGAGAHWSAHGIYDPVEPGLPIFDVGSAYVYDGFWPRRDERGLLFRLRSEEERRAFCREDFRVSLERMRKINGGGPQLFCWPWGHFDAVSEEELKRAGFDGAFSLERGPNAKGTDPFRLKRIGVSSRKSGAWVRARLAMYGTIPGARVFFKFFRKRPEPRTIMLATDSVKLSGGSRQLVNNAEALREMGLTVLAAVPESSALAPELRRAGVPVLAWDRFRDLWATARFFRAAAREHGLDALHVFHNHAYKPAILARFLGSRHRLFLNRGVIFQPNLLAGLWARLSSGFICNSLECARVLRRHGVAKSRLNVVYNSFLFDGPPPGDAPPRRKRGLRVIYVGNEAPAKGFDVFVASIAALQASGLAKDMEFVACGTRPAEAVLPILPPGVAERLRLTGTITHDEVLRELAAADVLALTSRQESLPNVLLEAFMAGLPVVCTSVGGIPELVRHEVNGLLCQSEDSLGLAEAYYVLAGDPAARLRMGRINRRVVTGLLDNRTKGRNLVRVYSGERLYAPLSIDELAASVPMPEAGEAGCSDRKTD; encoded by the coding sequence GTGATCGGCCGCAGCGTCCCGGTCTTCTGCTACCACAACGTCTCGGACGTGGACGGCCACGCCCCGGCCCGCTTCGAGGAGCACCTCCGGGTCATCGCCTCCGCCGGATACCGGACCATCGGCGCGGTGGAGTTGCTGGAGATCACGCTCGGCAAGCGTCCCCTGCGCGGCCGCTGCTGCGTGCTCACCTTCGACGACGCGCACCTCTCCAACTGGCTGGTGACCGCTCCGCTGTTGCGCAAGCACGGCATGACCGGCGTGTTCTTCGCCCTCGCGGACTTCACCGTGGCGGGTCCGGCGCGTACCCCGGAAACGGCTCCCGCGCTGCGCACCATGCCCGACTCCTTCCGCCTGGCCCTGTCCGGGGACATGTCCCAGTTCATGAACGAGTCCGAGCTGAAGGCCTTGGTCCGGGACTACGGTATGGAGGTTCACGCCCACGGCCGCAGGCACCAGGGAGCCTTCCGCACGCTCACGCCCCGGAACGTGGTCGGCGGCGCGGGCGCCCACTGGAGCGCCCACGGCATCTACGACCCGGTGGAGCCCGGCCTGCCGATCTTCGACGTGGGCAGCGCCTATGTCTATGACGGATTCTGGCCCCGGCGCGACGAGCGCGGGCTTCTCTTCCGTCTGCGCTCCGAGGAGGAGCGCCGCGCCTTCTGCCGCGAGGACTTCCGCGTGAGCCTGGAACGCATGCGGAAGATCAACGGCGGCGGGCCGCAACTTTTCTGCTGGCCCTGGGGGCACTTCGACGCCGTGAGCGAGGAGGAGCTGAAGCGCGCGGGGTTCGACGGGGCCTTCAGCCTGGAGCGCGGGCCCAACGCCAAGGGCACGGACCCTTTCCGGCTCAAGCGCATCGGCGTGAGCAGCCGCAAGAGCGGGGCCTGGGTCCGGGCCCGGCTGGCCATGTACGGCACGATCCCGGGCGCGCGGGTCTTCTTCAAGTTTTTCCGCAAGCGGCCCGAGCCGCGTACGATCATGCTGGCCACGGACTCGGTGAAGCTCTCCGGCGGCAGCCGCCAGTTGGTGAACAATGCCGAGGCCCTGCGCGAGATGGGCCTGACCGTGCTGGCCGCCGTGCCCGAGTCCTCGGCCCTGGCCCCGGAACTGCGTCGGGCCGGGGTGCCGGTGCTGGCCTGGGACCGCTTCCGCGATCTCTGGGCCACGGCCCGCTTCTTCCGCGCCGCGGCCCGCGAACACGGCCTGGACGCGCTGCACGTCTTTCACAACCATGCCTACAAGCCCGCCATCCTGGCCCGTTTCCTGGGATCACGCCACCGGCTCTTCCTGAACCGGGGCGTGATTTTCCAGCCCAATCTCCTGGCCGGACTCTGGGCTCGGCTTTCCAGCGGCTTCATCTGCAACTCCCTGGAGTGCGCCCGGGTGCTGCGCCGCCACGGCGTGGCCAAAAGCCGCCTGAACGTGGTCTACAATTCGTTCCTTTTTGACGGTCCGCCGCCCGGGGACGCGCCCCCGCGGCGCAAACGCGGCCTGCGCGTGATCTACGTGGGCAACGAGGCCCCGGCCAAGGGCTTCGACGTCTTCGTGGCCAGCATCGCCGCGCTTCAGGCCTCGGGATTGGCCAAGGACATGGAGTTCGTGGCCTGCGGTACGCGTCCTGCCGAGGCCGTGCTTCCGATCCTGCCGCCCGGGGTGGCCGAGCGTCTGCGTCTCACCGGGACCATCACGCACGACGAGGTGCTGCGTGAATTGGCCGCCGCCGACGTCCTGGCGCTGACCTCGCGCCAGGAGAGCCTGCCCAACGTGCTTCTGGAGGCCTTCATGGCCGGATTGCCCGTGGTCTGCACTTCGGTGGGCGGCATCCCGGAACTCGTGCGCCACGAGGTCAACGGCCTGCTCTGCCAGTCCGAGGACAGCCTGGGCCTGGCCGAGGCCTACTACGTCCTGGCCGGGGATCCGGCGGCTCGCCTGCGCATGGGCCGCATCAACCGACGCGTCGTCACCGGGCTCCTGGACAACCGGACCAAGGGACGCAACCTCGTGCGGGTTTATTCCGGCGAACGCCTCTACGCCCCCCTGTCCATTGACGAACTGGCCGCCTCCGTGCCCATGCCGGAGGCCGGGGAGGCCGGATGTTCGGACCGCAAGACGGATTGA